A genome region from Arachis duranensis cultivar V14167 chromosome 8, aradu.V14167.gnm2.J7QH, whole genome shotgun sequence includes the following:
- the LOC127741266 gene encoding uncharacterized protein LOC127741266, with product MALSLAMLLMFGRVSQRLLVLLRMPSLGAFGSLDQSFWFDNWSIEGPIAQDVPFVHISDSDLTIRDIWKDSQWNLHDIFSIIPEDVKQRLNAYNPDLNAGESSGWSWGVASSRLYSARSGYSSFGEWVHLHNAIPTAEFRLGRGLALSSTCHRCQNGSESILHCLRECPSAKEVWTLLGLYSDNSNLHDWLYRCARSGDVFLFFSTIWWIWRSRNHDLFNIDDSWSASKVVSLIRSSVREFHTIFAMHQSLSPPSLCLHWVPPPVHSVKLNCDASWFAPSGYAGFGCIIRNPDGCWLKGCTGKVEVCSVLFAELYAIWRGLLLAWESGFREVICETDCLEALFLVNQRMLSKDIPEWDLAKHIQEVMNWNWRVSILLIQRTANSVADCMAKAAASVADIHSNWSQPWSELQHLIDLDMTLAN from the exons ATGGCCTTGTCCCTTGCAATGCTTCTCATGTTTGGAAGAGTATCTCAAAGGCTTTTGGTGCTCTTAAGGATGCCTTCTCTTGGTGCGTTTGGGTCACTTGATCAATCTTTTTGGTTTGACAATTGGAGTATTGAGGGCCCAATTGCTCAAGATGTCCCTTTTGTACATATATCTGACTCTGATTTAACTATTAGAGACATTTGGAAAGATAGTCAATGGAATCTCCATGATATTTTCTCTATCATTCCAGAAGATGTCAAACAGCGTTTGAATGCTTATAATCCGGATTTGAATGCTGGAGAGAGTTCGGGTTGGTCGTGGGGTGTGGCATCTTCTAGACTCTACTCAGCTAGGAGTGGGTACAGTTCTTTTGGGGAGTGGGTACA TCTCCATAATGCTATTCCTACAGCAGAGTTTCGTTTGGGTCGTGGTTTAGCTTTATCTAGCACCTGTCATCGGTGTCAGAATGGTTCTGAATCCATTCTTCATTGTCTTCGGGAGTGCCCTAGTGCCAAGGAGGTCTGGACCCTTTTAGGCTTGTATTCAGATAACTCGAATTTACATGATTGGCTCTACAGATGTGCAAGGAGTGgagatgtttttcttttcttttcgacTATCTGGTGGATTTGGAGAAGCAGAAATCATGACTTATTTAATATAGATGATTCATGGAGTGCTAGTAAAGTGGTGAGTTTGATTCGTAGTTCAGTAAGGGAGTTTCACACTATTTTTGCTATGCATCAATCTCTGTCTCCTCCTTCACTTTGTTTGCATTGGGTTCCACCTCCAGTTCATTCtgttaaattgaattgtgatgctagttggTTTGCTCCTTCTGGCTATGCTGGTTTTGGTTGTATTATTCGCAATCCTGATGGATGTTGGTTGAAAGGTTGCACTGGAAAAGTCGAAGTGTGTAGTGTTCTTTTTGCTGAATTGTATGCAATTTGGAGAGGTTTACttcttgcttgggagagtggatTTCGTGAGGTTATTTGTGAAACAGACTGTTTAGAAGCTCTTTTCTTGGTAAACCAAAGAATGCTTAGTAAGGATATTCCGGAATGGGATTTGGCAAAGCATATTCAGGAGGTTATGAATTGGAATTGGAGAGTCTCTATTCTTTTAATTCAGAGGACTGCAAATAGTGTTGCAGATTGTATGGCTAAAGCAGCTGCTTCTGTCGCGGACATTCACTCGAATTGGAGCCAACCATGGAGTGAGCTTCAACATCTAATAGATTTAGATATGACTCTagccaattaa
- the LOC107462596 gene encoding proton pump-interactor 1, protein MAVEVVGFEMVQGPMDTGAEGGKPILNEKEHGKLEKDSSAAIKFGSHGDESAKGEGNKVSDSSVPKEAAEEWPAPKQIHSFYFVRCRPYEDPHIKSKIDQLDKEITKKNQARYQVTEALKAKRSERAELISQIKALRGDSRQFQSIVDEKIKEIEPLQQALGKLRTNNNAGRSGLCSSEEELNDIIYSLQYRIQHESISLNEEKQIMREIKQLEGTREKVVANAAMRAKLQDSMGQKEAIQDQVKAIGGDLDGVKKERQAIRSKIKQIDDELKVIDKDIQTLQDELTVITQKREQAYESIQQLRKKRDEGNSHFHQSRIILNKAKELAAKKDVSAIEELSQTEVEKFMSHWNSDKAFRNDYEKRILPSLDMRQLSRDGRMRNPDEKPILEEPKVAETVAPAKTVAKQPKEEPKPAPQETLVTQAVPKEAKNKGKDSKSKLAKDIEETDEYDFAIPVKETPKEPKVDPAKLKEIKREEEIAKAKQALERKKKLAEKAAAKAAIKAQKEAEKKLKDREKKAAKKKGLAATDANPEEQPEDSAAVEATEQEKEDNVEAPAPVAVKEKALKESSVRSRSRAAKGPESIPKAILKRKKSTNNNMLYASIAAFVLAVLVLLIIAYIYLI, encoded by the exons ATGGCGGTCGAGGTTGTTGGATTTGAGATGGTTCAAGGACCAATGGATACTGGTGCTGAAGGAGGCAAACCTATTTTGAATGAAAAGGAGCATGGCAAGCTGGAAAAGGATTCCAGCGCGGCCATCAAATTCGGCTCACATGGAGATGAATCTGCTAAAGGGGAAGGGAATAAAGTTTCTGATTCCAGTGTTCCGAAAGAGGCAGCGGAAGAGTGGCCTGCACCTAAGCAGATTCATTCCTTCTATTTTGTTAGGTGCCGGCCTTATGAGGATCCACATATTAAATCTAAGATTGATCAGCTTGACAAAGAGATTACCAAGAAGAATCAAGCCCGATATCAGGTCACTGAAGCACTGAAAGCTAAGCGG TCGGAACGGGCAGAGTTAATTTCTCAGATCAAGGCTCTAAGAGGTGACAGCAGACAATTCCAGAGTATTGTGgatgagaaaataaaagagatcGAACCTCTGCAACAAGCACTGGGCAAGCTTCGTACCAACAACAATGCTGGTCGCAGTGGTTTATGCTCATCGGAGGAGGAACTCAATGATATT ATATATAGCTTGCAATACCGCATACAACATGAGAGCATTTCTCTAAACGAGGAAAAGCAAATCATGCGAGAAATTAAACAGCTTGAGGGGACAAGGGAGAAAGTTGTTGCTAATGCTGCCATGAGGGCCAAGTTACAGGATTCTATGGGACAGAAGGAAGCCATTCAAGACCAGGTTAAG GCTATTGGTGGGGATTTGGATGGAGTGAAGAAGGAGAGACAAGCGATTCGGTCCAAAATCAAGCAAATTGATGATGAACTGAAAGTCATCGACAAGGATATCCAGACTCTGCAGGACGAACTGACAGTTATCACTCAAAAGAGGGAACAGGCTTATGAGAGTATTCAACAGCTGAGAAAGAAGCGTGACGAGGGG AATTCCCATTTCCACCAATCCCGTATAATTCTGAACAAAGCAAAGGAACTTGCTGCAAAGAAAGATGTTAGTGCTATCGAGGAACTTTCACAGACAGAG GTCGAGAAATTTATGTCACACTGGAACAGTGACAAAGCTTTCAGGAACGATTATGAGAAAAGAATCCTTCCATCATTGGATATGCGTCAGTTGAGTAGGGATGGGCGGATGAGGAACCCTGACGAAAAGCCAATCCTGGAAGAGCCAAAGGTTGCTGAAACTGTTGCACCGGCAAAAACAGTTGCAAAACAGCCAAAGGAGGAGCCTAAGCCTGCTCCTCAGGAAACCTTGGTCACTCAAGCAGTTCCAAAAGAAGCCAAGAACAAAGGGAAAGACTCAAAATCCAAGCTGGCAAAGGATATAGAGGAAACTGATGAATATGACTTCGCGATACCCGTAAAGGAGACTCCCAAGGAGCCCAAAGTTGATCCAGCAAAGCTGAAAGAGATAAAGAGAGAGGAGGAAATTGCGAAGGCAAAGCAGGCTttggaaaggaagaagaagctaGCAGAGAAAGCTGCCGCCAAAGCCGCTATCAAGGCACAAAAGGAAGCTGAGAAGAAGCTCAAG GACCGCGAGAAGAAAGCAGCAAAGAAGAAAGGTTTGGCAGCAACTGACGCGAATCCCGAGGAACAACCAGAAGATTCAGCAGCAGTGGAGGCCACAGAGCAAGAAAAGGAGGATAATGTCGAAGCCCCAGCTCCAGTGGCAGTGAAGGAGAAGGCCCTGAAGGAAAGTAGTGTTAGATCCAGGAGCCGTGCTGCGAAGGGCCCTGAATCGATTCCAAAGGCCATTCTCAAGCGGAAAAAGTCTACCAACAATAACATGTTGTATGCCTCAATCGCCGCCTTCGTTTTGGCAGTTCTGGTGTTGCTGATTATTGCATACATCTATCTTATCTGA
- the LOC107462623 gene encoding uncharacterized protein LOC107462623 isoform X1 — translation MAAATARIVGTSSWSLRRAAAQAFALSQSHFLCSTNPYFSFPRTLCTLPLSVSASSASDVSHTVQAIKGDVDELLNGVVEKSVIKEVKHILEMARRASLRREILHTDFLTPPVLKESMKVLEKLADVKAIAQGGYPQAERCRISVGHPEELTSDPDIISALSVSGNFRFESCSHGDFLGSILGTGITREKVGDIILQGEQGAQILVVPELVEFLMSSLDKVRNVPVSCSKIPLISLDYEPPRTTTFKTIEASLRVDALASAGFKISRSKLVDLISNGDVRINWTPVTTKGTTLKSGDIVSVSGRGRLKIGEINSTKKGKFAVELIRYL, via the exons ATGGCTGCTGCCACTGCCAGGATCGTCGGAACTTCTTCATGGAGTCTTCGAAGAGCAGCAGCTCAAGCTTTCGCACTCTCTCAATCCCATTTTCTCTGCTCTACCAATCCCTACTTCTCTTTCCCAAGGACCCTTTGCACTCTGCCTCTCTCTGTTTCTGCTTCTTCAG CTTCAGATGTAAGTCACACAGTGCAAGCTATAAAGGGAGATGTTGATGAGCTACTGAATGGAGTGGTAGAGAAAAGTGTAATAAAAGAAGTGAAGCATATTCTTGAGATG GCTAGACGTGCATCATTAAGACGAGAGATTCTCCATACAGATTTTCTAACACCTCCAGTGCTTAAAGAATCTATGAAAGTTTTGGAAAAATTAGCAGACGTGAAAGCAATTGCTCAAGGAGGTTACCCCCAG GCTGAACGTTGTCGAATTTCTGTTGGACATCCGGAAGAACTGACAAGCGATCCAGATATCATTTCGGCATTGAG TGTCTCTGGGAACTTTCGATTTGAATCTTGTTCTCATGGTGACTTCCTTGGCTCAATTCTTGGTACAGGAATTACTAGGGAGAAAGTTGGAGATATTATATTGCAG GGAGAACAGGGTGCTCAGATACTTGTCGTACCAGAGCTTGTTGAATTTCTAATGTCGTCATTGGATAAG GTTCGTAATGTTCCTGTAAGTTGCAGTAAGATACCATTAATTTCTCTTGATTACGAGCCACCAAG AACAACCACGTTTAAAACTATAGAAGCATCACTCAGAGTTGATGCCTTGGCTAGTGCAGGTTTTAAGATTTCACGTTCCAAGCTAGTTGATTTGATCAG CAATGGTGATGTGCGTATAAACTGGACCCCTGTTACTACCAAAGGAACCACACTGAAAAGTGGAGACATCGTATCAGTTAGTGGAAGAGGTAGATTAAAG ATTGGAGAAATTAACTCAACAAAGAAAGGGAAGTTTGCAGTGGAGCTTATTCGGTATTTATGA
- the LOC107462623 gene encoding uncharacterized protein LOC107462623 isoform X2, with amino-acid sequence MAAATARIVGTSSWSLRRAAAQAFALSQSHFLCSTNPYFSFPRTLCTLPLSVSASSDVSHTVQAIKGDVDELLNGVVEKSVIKEVKHILEMARRASLRREILHTDFLTPPVLKESMKVLEKLADVKAIAQGGYPQAERCRISVGHPEELTSDPDIISALSVSGNFRFESCSHGDFLGSILGTGITREKVGDIILQGEQGAQILVVPELVEFLMSSLDKVRNVPVSCSKIPLISLDYEPPRTTTFKTIEASLRVDALASAGFKISRSKLVDLISNGDVRINWTPVTTKGTTLKSGDIVSVSGRGRLKIGEINSTKKGKFAVELIRYL; translated from the exons ATGGCTGCTGCCACTGCCAGGATCGTCGGAACTTCTTCATGGAGTCTTCGAAGAGCAGCAGCTCAAGCTTTCGCACTCTCTCAATCCCATTTTCTCTGCTCTACCAATCCCTACTTCTCTTTCCCAAGGACCCTTTGCACTCTGCCTCTCTCTGTTTCTGCTTCTTCAG ATGTAAGTCACACAGTGCAAGCTATAAAGGGAGATGTTGATGAGCTACTGAATGGAGTGGTAGAGAAAAGTGTAATAAAAGAAGTGAAGCATATTCTTGAGATG GCTAGACGTGCATCATTAAGACGAGAGATTCTCCATACAGATTTTCTAACACCTCCAGTGCTTAAAGAATCTATGAAAGTTTTGGAAAAATTAGCAGACGTGAAAGCAATTGCTCAAGGAGGTTACCCCCAG GCTGAACGTTGTCGAATTTCTGTTGGACATCCGGAAGAACTGACAAGCGATCCAGATATCATTTCGGCATTGAG TGTCTCTGGGAACTTTCGATTTGAATCTTGTTCTCATGGTGACTTCCTTGGCTCAATTCTTGGTACAGGAATTACTAGGGAGAAAGTTGGAGATATTATATTGCAG GGAGAACAGGGTGCTCAGATACTTGTCGTACCAGAGCTTGTTGAATTTCTAATGTCGTCATTGGATAAG GTTCGTAATGTTCCTGTAAGTTGCAGTAAGATACCATTAATTTCTCTTGATTACGAGCCACCAAG AACAACCACGTTTAAAACTATAGAAGCATCACTCAGAGTTGATGCCTTGGCTAGTGCAGGTTTTAAGATTTCACGTTCCAAGCTAGTTGATTTGATCAG CAATGGTGATGTGCGTATAAACTGGACCCCTGTTACTACCAAAGGAACCACACTGAAAAGTGGAGACATCGTATCAGTTAGTGGAAGAGGTAGATTAAAG ATTGGAGAAATTAACTCAACAAAGAAAGGGAAGTTTGCAGTGGAGCTTATTCGGTATTTATGA